From Streptomyces yatensis, one genomic window encodes:
- a CDS encoding alpha/beta fold hydrolase, with product MPQPPTPDLTHRLVSSPAGRIHLVEQGTGPLVLLVHGFPESWYSWRHQLPALAAAGYRVAAIDVRGYGRSSRPGAVDAYRMRELVADNVAVVEALGEESAVVIGHDWGSPTAANSALLRPDVFRAVGMLSVPYAPRGGPRPSEVFAGMGGEEEFYVSYFQEPGRAETEIEPDVRGWLAGIYAALSGDTMPGPDLPDPHFLTRGATLRERFPAGRLPAWLSERDLDVYAGEFERTGMSGALNRYRNMDRDWEDLADVDGAPITQPSLFIGGALDASTAWMGDAIKAYPTTLPGLVGSHILEDCGHWIQQERPEEINRLLVDWLDSLPAF from the coding sequence ATGCCGCAGCCACCCACCCCCGACCTCACCCACCGTCTGGTGTCCTCCCCCGCCGGGCGGATCCACCTCGTGGAGCAGGGCACCGGCCCCCTGGTGCTGCTCGTCCACGGCTTCCCGGAGTCCTGGTACTCATGGCGCCACCAGCTGCCGGCGCTCGCCGCGGCCGGGTACCGGGTGGCCGCCATCGATGTGCGCGGTTACGGGCGCTCGTCCCGGCCCGGCGCGGTGGACGCGTACCGGATGCGGGAGCTGGTGGCGGACAACGTCGCCGTGGTGGAGGCGCTCGGCGAGGAGTCCGCCGTGGTGATCGGCCACGACTGGGGCTCGCCCACCGCCGCCAACTCCGCCCTGCTGCGGCCGGACGTGTTTCGCGCGGTCGGGATGCTGAGCGTGCCGTACGCCCCGCGCGGCGGCCCCAGGCCCAGTGAGGTCTTCGCCGGGATGGGCGGGGAGGAGGAGTTCTACGTCTCCTACTTCCAGGAGCCGGGCCGGGCCGAGACGGAGATCGAACCGGATGTCCGCGGCTGGCTCGCGGGAATCTACGCCGCCCTGTCCGGCGACACCATGCCCGGCCCCGACCTGCCCGACCCGCACTTCCTCACCCGCGGCGCGACACTGCGCGAGCGCTTCCCCGCCGGGCGCCTGCCCGCCTGGCTGAGCGAGCGGGACCTCGACGTCTACGCCGGTGAGTTCGAGCGCACCGGAATGAGCGGGGCGCTGAACCGCTACCGCAACATGGACCGGGACTGGGAGGACCTGGCCGACGTCGACGGTGCGCCCATCACCCAGCCGTCGCTCTTCATCGGCGGCGCCCTGGACGCCTCCACCGCCTGGATGGGCGACGCGATCAAGGCATACCCGACCACGCTGCCCGGCCTCGTCGGCTCGCACATCCTGGAGGACTGCGGCCACTGGATCCAGCAGGAGCGCCCGGAGGAGATCAACCGGCTGCTGGTCGACTGGCTGGATTCCCTTCCGGCGTTCTAG
- a CDS encoding thioesterase family protein, whose protein sequence is MSTTLPDYRQTVRPEWIDYNGHMSEAFYVLVFGHSTDEMMVETGLDSAYRAKTGCSLYTVESHIRYLNEVEEGAELTIRTRVIGVDEKKVRFTHEMHVGEPVGAPVATTELLALHIDQNESRSIPFPDEIQERLTDLLEKAPEWAGRAIGPVPAEAG, encoded by the coding sequence GTGAGCACCACGCTCCCCGACTACCGGCAGACCGTGCGTCCCGAGTGGATCGACTACAACGGCCATATGAGTGAGGCGTTCTACGTCCTCGTCTTCGGCCACAGCACCGACGAGATGATGGTGGAGACCGGCCTGGACTCCGCCTACCGCGCCAAGACCGGCTGCTCCCTCTACACCGTGGAGTCGCACATCCGGTATCTGAACGAGGTCGAGGAGGGGGCCGAACTCACCATCCGTACGCGCGTCATCGGCGTGGACGAGAAGAAGGTGCGGTTCACCCACGAGATGCATGTGGGCGAGCCGGTCGGCGCCCCCGTGGCCACCACCGAGCTGCTCGCGCTCCACATCGACCAGAACGAGAGCCGCTCGATCCCCTTCCCCGACGAGATACAGGAGCGGCTGACGGACCTGCTGGAGAAGGCCCCCGAGTGGGCGGGCCGGGCAATCGGCCCGGTTCCGGCCGAGGCGGGTTGA
- a CDS encoding TetR/AcrR family transcriptional regulator, producing the protein MRQQVEVAERVREVIGRAGCTQREFARRVVMDPSKLSRSLSGSRRFTVGELARIADAGNVDAGWLLGTAATGGAADAPRPHAPAALPDSGRPLQIVRETVRLIAERGFHAVRVADIAAACDTSTATIHYHFPGRAELLEAAVRWCMDEDTARRAARTATADDAREELRQLIALQAPYTERQRQQWLVWMDLWAEAARSTAIGRLHADFYQQWRQTVAEVIRRGIEQGVFRAVDPEFSALRLTALIDGLAIQVLATAPGEGGTTAEAMDLACNAYVDSELTVRTTTRPSARSAARPTARRSGADEAGPPDQPGP; encoded by the coding sequence ATGCGGCAACAGGTCGAGGTGGCGGAACGCGTGCGCGAGGTGATCGGCAGAGCCGGTTGTACCCAGCGCGAATTCGCCCGCCGGGTCGTGATGGACCCGTCCAAGCTCTCGCGTTCCCTCAGCGGGAGCCGGCGCTTCACCGTGGGCGAGCTGGCGCGGATCGCCGACGCCGGGAACGTGGACGCCGGATGGCTGCTCGGCACCGCGGCGACCGGCGGCGCCGCCGACGCGCCGCGGCCGCACGCGCCGGCCGCACTCCCCGACAGCGGGCGGCCTCTGCAGATCGTGCGGGAGACGGTGCGGCTCATCGCCGAGCGCGGCTTCCACGCCGTACGCGTCGCCGATATCGCCGCCGCCTGCGACACCAGCACCGCCACCATCCACTACCACTTCCCGGGCCGCGCCGAGCTGCTCGAAGCCGCCGTGCGCTGGTGCATGGACGAGGACACCGCGCGCCGCGCCGCCCGGACCGCCACGGCCGACGACGCGCGCGAGGAGCTGCGGCAGCTGATCGCGCTGCAGGCGCCGTACACCGAGCGGCAGCGGCAGCAGTGGCTGGTGTGGATGGACCTGTGGGCCGAGGCCGCGCGGTCCACGGCCATCGGGCGGCTGCACGCCGACTTCTACCAGCAGTGGCGGCAGACCGTGGCCGAGGTGATCCGGCGCGGCATCGAGCAGGGGGTCTTCCGCGCCGTGGACCCGGAGTTCAGCGCGCTGCGCCTGACCGCGCTGATCGATGGACTCGCCATTCAGGTGCTGGCCACCGCGCCCGGAGAGGGCGGCACGACCGCCGAGGCCATGGACCTCGCCTGCAACGCGTACGTGGACTCCGAATTGACCGTACGCACGACCACACGACCGTCCGCACGATCGGCCGCACGCCCGACCGCACGGCGTTCCGGCGCCGATGAGGCCGGGCCGCCCGACCAGCCCGGACCGTAG
- a CDS encoding SRPBCC family protein: protein MTEPDAIHCDQFLPHPPATVWKALTDPRLHARWWAAGDVRAEVGHRFTLDMGKWGEQPCEVIAVEPERLLSYRFARTTLDTTITWRLEPEGNGTRLFLEHAGFDLDTPMGRTAVEGMGRGWPSLLRRLATVLGEAEGEGEG from the coding sequence ATGACCGAGCCCGATGCCATCCACTGCGACCAGTTCCTGCCCCACCCCCCGGCCACCGTGTGGAAGGCGCTCACCGATCCGCGGCTGCACGCGCGGTGGTGGGCCGCGGGCGATGTGCGGGCGGAGGTCGGCCACCGGTTCACGCTGGACATGGGGAAGTGGGGGGAGCAGCCCTGTGAGGTGATCGCGGTCGAGCCGGAGCGGCTGCTGAGCTACCGCTTCGCCCGGACCACCCTCGACACCACCATCACCTGGCGCCTCGAACCGGAGGGCAACGGCACCCGGCTCTTCCTCGAGCACGCCGGATTCGACCTCGACACCCCGATGGGCAGGACGGCCGTCGAGGGGATGGGCCGCGGCTGGCCCTCGCTCCTCCGACGCCTCGCGACGGTCCTCGGCGAAGCCGAAGGCGAAGGCGAGGGCTAA
- a CDS encoding class I SAM-dependent methyltransferase: MADAGAGTGPDAGPDGNRDGNVNGNGGGNGNGNGNGTGGRRVELSEVPETSLWNLYMRAAEARRARTVLDDPKAVELVDRIDYPFEETFGAPAPLLAQGHALRVRTFDTAVRAFLDEHPDGTVVTLAEGLETQFWRVDNGRARWLCVELPETAEVRRALLPDEERRRTLARSALDLSWRDEVDPARGVLITAQGLLMYLRPTEVKDLIAGCAERFRGGALVFDAVPRWFSARAMRGEMRTAQGYRAPSMPWGMDAGELRKVRTAHPAITDVREVPAPRGRGFYYGAVAPLMRRLPAVRNLRPTMTAIARFS; the protein is encoded by the coding sequence ATGGCGGACGCCGGAGCGGGCACCGGACCGGACGCCGGACCCGACGGCAACCGGGACGGAAACGTGAACGGGAACGGCGGCGGGAACGGCAACGGGAACGGGAACGGCACGGGCGGTCGGCGCGTCGAGCTGAGCGAGGTGCCCGAGACCTCGCTGTGGAACCTCTACATGCGGGCCGCCGAGGCCCGCCGCGCCCGGACCGTGCTGGACGACCCCAAGGCCGTGGAGCTGGTCGACCGCATCGACTACCCCTTCGAGGAGACCTTCGGCGCGCCCGCCCCGCTGCTGGCGCAGGGCCACGCGCTGCGCGTCCGCACCTTCGACACCGCCGTACGGGCCTTCCTCGACGAGCATCCGGACGGCACGGTGGTCACGCTCGCCGAGGGTCTCGAGACGCAGTTCTGGCGGGTGGACAACGGGCGGGCGCGCTGGCTGTGCGTGGAGCTGCCGGAGACCGCCGAGGTGCGGCGGGCGCTGTTGCCGGACGAGGAGCGGCGGCGCACCCTCGCCCGCTCGGCGCTCGACCTGTCCTGGCGGGACGAGGTCGATCCGGCGCGCGGGGTGCTGATCACCGCGCAGGGGCTGCTGATGTATCTGCGGCCGACCGAGGTGAAGGACCTGATAGCGGGGTGCGCCGAGCGGTTCCGGGGCGGGGCGCTGGTCTTCGACGCGGTGCCGCGCTGGTTCAGCGCCCGGGCGATGCGCGGCGAGATGCGCACCGCGCAGGGCTATCGCGCACCGTCCATGCCGTGGGGCATGGACGCGGGCGAGCTGCGGAAGGTGCGGACGGCGCATCCGGCGATCACGGACGTACGCGAGGTGCCGGCGCCGCGCGGGCGCGGCTTCTACTACGGGGCGGTGGCGCCCCTGATGCGGCGGCTGCCCGCGGTGCGGAACCTGCGGCCGACGATGACGGCGATCGCGCGCTTCTCGTGA
- a CDS encoding serine/threonine-protein kinase — MTSGGDDMRLIAGRYQLGDRLGRGGMGTVWRAYDQMLAREVAAKELHVTSDHHEHHRRLRRAQREARTVARLRHPHVVGVHDLVEHDDRLWIVMELIDGPSLARRIADTGPLPPRHTAALGLQLLGALEAVHAAGALHRDIKPANVLLRGDGSAVLTDFGIAALEDDESLTTTGELLGSIGYMAPERLTAEEVGPPSDLWSLGATLSAVASGVPPFQRPTGAAALHAVTFADPVIPERVGPLRPIVQALLNKSPAQRPSAATLRTALQRVADGADDPGPLPPAAPAGPVPTPGPVRTPGGDADTSAYLADTPTMTAPPTTGATSTAGAPHTATGPPTLDRDPTLISSQPQTADLDRDPTLLAPAGPPPPRPRGRARTWWWTAGATLAVAGLAAALFFAFGPPSDGDGDDASPQPATSTTKVTVDATRGWQSATPTPLRKGDKVSVRYTSGTWTVDTANLPLVGPLGHTRADDESLRFAWQDCKVDSDATFGALLGRYPGNPGNPHTVRRAWHFQATREGTLQFRVNDGEGCLDDNRGAITVTVQITH; from the coding sequence GTGACATCGGGCGGGGACGACATGCGGCTGATCGCCGGCCGCTACCAGCTGGGCGACCGGCTCGGGCGCGGCGGCATGGGCACGGTCTGGCGCGCGTACGACCAGATGCTGGCGCGCGAGGTCGCCGCCAAGGAACTGCACGTCACGAGCGACCACCACGAGCACCACCGACGGCTGCGCCGCGCCCAGCGGGAGGCGCGCACCGTCGCCCGGCTGCGCCACCCCCACGTCGTCGGCGTCCATGACCTGGTCGAACACGATGACCGGCTCTGGATCGTGATGGAGCTGATCGACGGCCCCTCCCTCGCCCGCCGGATCGCCGACACCGGCCCCCTGCCGCCCCGCCACACCGCCGCCCTCGGCCTGCAACTGCTCGGCGCGCTGGAGGCCGTGCACGCCGCCGGGGCGCTGCACCGCGACATCAAGCCCGCCAACGTCCTGCTGCGCGGAGACGGCAGCGCCGTCCTCACCGACTTCGGCATCGCCGCCCTGGAGGACGACGAGTCGCTCACCACCACCGGCGAACTCCTCGGATCCATCGGCTACATGGCGCCCGAGCGGCTGACCGCGGAGGAGGTCGGCCCGCCGTCCGACCTGTGGTCGCTGGGCGCGACCCTGTCCGCGGTGGCCTCCGGCGTGCCGCCGTTCCAGCGCCCCACCGGGGCCGCCGCGCTGCACGCCGTCACCTTCGCGGATCCCGTCATCCCGGAACGCGTCGGCCCCCTGCGGCCCATCGTCCAGGCCCTGCTGAACAAGTCCCCGGCCCAGCGCCCCTCCGCCGCCACACTCCGGACCGCCCTGCAACGCGTCGCGGACGGCGCGGACGACCCGGGCCCGCTGCCCCCGGCCGCGCCCGCGGGGCCCGTACCCACGCCGGGGCCCGTCCGCACCCCGGGCGGCGACGCGGACACCTCCGCGTACCTGGCGGACACCCCCACGATGACCGCGCCCCCGACGACGGGCGCGACCTCCACCGCGGGCGCGCCCCACACCGCGACCGGGCCCCCCACCCTCGACCGCGACCCGACGCTGATCTCGTCCCAGCCCCAAACCGCCGACCTGGACCGGGACCCGACACTCCTCGCCCCGGCCGGGCCGCCACCCCCTCGGCCCCGTGGCCGGGCCCGGACATGGTGGTGGACGGCGGGCGCCACGCTCGCGGTGGCGGGCCTCGCCGCCGCGCTCTTCTTCGCCTTCGGCCCCCCGTCGGACGGCGACGGCGACGACGCATCGCCCCAGCCCGCCACCAGCACGACGAAGGTGACCGTGGACGCGACACGCGGCTGGCAGTCCGCGACGCCCACCCCGCTCCGCAAGGGCGACAAGGTGAGCGTCCGCTACACCTCCGGCACCTGGACGGTGGACACCGCCAACCTGCCTCTCGTCGGCCCGCTCGGCCACACCCGCGCCGACGACGAGTCCCTCCGCTTCGCCTGGCAGGACTGCAAGGTGGACTCCGACGCCACCTTCGGCGCCCTCCTGGGCCGCTACCCGGGAAACCCCGGGAACCCCCACACCGTCCGCCGCGCCTGGCACTTCCAGGCAACCCGCGAGGGCACCCTCCAGTTCCGCGTCAACGACGGCGAGGGCTGCCTCGACGACAACAGGGGCGCCATCACCGTCACCGTCCAGATCACCCACTGA
- a CDS encoding 3-keto-5-aminohexanoate cleavage protein has translation MPMIDSVIITCALTGAGDTVGRSPHVPVTPEQIARSAVEAAEAGAAVVHIHVRDPETGAPARDPRLYREVVERVKETGTDVVINLTAGMGGDLVIDPEHPLTHLPGTDLVSGLDRLPHVEDLLPDICTLDCGSLNFGDGSNLYVSTPDMLRTGAKRIQELGVRPELEIFDTGQLWFAKQLLAEGLLDDPTVFQLCMGIPWGAPAEPGVLQSMVNMLPEGAQWASFALGRMQMPWVAQSILLGGNVRVGLEDNLYLSRGVKATNGQLVERAVQITELLGANVATPDEARQRLGLKPRA, from the coding sequence ATGCCCATGATCGACAGCGTCATCATCACCTGTGCTCTGACCGGCGCCGGTGACACTGTGGGCCGCAGCCCCCACGTCCCCGTCACCCCCGAGCAGATAGCCCGCTCCGCCGTCGAGGCCGCGGAGGCCGGGGCGGCCGTGGTCCACATCCACGTGCGCGATCCCGAGACCGGCGCCCCCGCCCGCGATCCGCGGCTCTACCGCGAGGTCGTGGAGCGGGTCAAGGAGACCGGCACCGACGTCGTCATCAACCTCACCGCGGGCATGGGCGGCGACCTGGTCATCGACCCGGAGCACCCGCTCACCCACCTCCCCGGCACCGACCTGGTCAGCGGCCTGGACCGGCTCCCCCACGTCGAGGATCTGCTCCCCGACATCTGCACCCTGGACTGCGGCTCGCTCAACTTCGGCGACGGCAGCAACCTCTACGTCTCCACCCCCGACATGCTGCGCACCGGCGCCAAGCGCATCCAGGAGCTGGGCGTCCGCCCCGAGCTGGAGATCTTCGACACCGGGCAGCTGTGGTTCGCCAAGCAGCTGCTGGCCGAGGGGCTGCTGGACGACCCGACCGTCTTCCAGCTCTGCATGGGCATCCCGTGGGGCGCCCCGGCCGAGCCGGGCGTGCTCCAGTCCATGGTCAACATGCTGCCCGAGGGCGCCCAGTGGGCCAGCTTCGCGCTGGGCCGGATGCAGATGCCGTGGGTGGCGCAGTCCATCCTGCTCGGCGGCAACGTACGGGTCGGTCTTGAGGACAACCTCTACCTCAGCCGGGGCGTCAAGGCCACCAACGGCCAGCTCGTCGAGCGCGCGGTCCAGATCACCGAGCTGCTGGGCGCGAACGTCGCCACGCCGGACGAGGCCCGGCAGCGGCTCGGCCTCAAACCCCGCGCGTAA
- a CDS encoding ArsR/SmtB family transcription factor, with amino-acid sequence MPTDVFSALANPVRRKLLDCLRDGPRAVNDLAGEFELSRPAISEHLQVLRQARLVREEPRGRQRYYHLEPDPLAEVQRWLHPFEHYWRARLRTLRDVLDEENP; translated from the coding sequence GTGCCCACAGACGTCTTCAGCGCGCTCGCCAACCCCGTGCGCCGCAAGCTGCTCGACTGCCTCCGGGACGGCCCCCGCGCCGTCAACGACCTCGCGGGCGAGTTCGAGCTGAGCAGACCGGCGATCTCGGAACATCTCCAGGTGCTCCGGCAGGCCCGGCTCGTACGGGAGGAGCCGCGGGGGCGGCAGCGGTACTACCACCTGGAGCCGGATCCGCTCGCCGAGGTGCAGCGGTGGCTGCACCCCTTCGAGCACTACTGGCGCGCCCGGCTCCGCACGCTGCGCGACGTCCTCGACGAGGAGAACCCATGA
- a CDS encoding 3-hydroxyacyl-CoA dehydrogenase NAD-binding domain-containing protein, with protein MPSSPCAPEEVRRVACVGAGVIGGGWVAHFLARGYDVTAWDPAPDAEEKLRRLVDAAWPALTQIGLADGASPDRLTVAATVEEAVADAQFVQESAPEKLELKRSLLARLDAAAPPGVVIASSTSGYPMTDMQTEAADPGRLVVGHPFNPPYLIPLVEVVGGEKTDAAAVEWASRFYKVAGKSVITMERELPGFIANRLQEALWREALHMVANGEATVKEIDDSITEGPGLRWAFMGPCLTFALAGGEGGMGHMLDHFGPSLKSPWTRLEAPELDDTLRAAMVDGCDEAAGSRTIAQLVAERDQGVIDVLRATGRLPRQRAEGTDAIPHTPSTMGDEK; from the coding sequence ATGCCCTCATCCCCCTGCGCCCCCGAAGAGGTACGCCGCGTCGCCTGCGTCGGCGCCGGAGTCATCGGCGGCGGCTGGGTCGCCCACTTCCTGGCGCGCGGCTACGACGTCACCGCCTGGGACCCGGCCCCCGACGCCGAGGAGAAGCTGCGCCGTCTCGTGGACGCCGCCTGGCCCGCCCTGACCCAGATCGGCCTCGCCGACGGCGCCTCCCCCGACCGGCTGACCGTGGCCGCGACCGTCGAGGAGGCGGTGGCCGACGCGCAGTTCGTCCAGGAGAGCGCCCCCGAGAAGCTGGAGCTCAAGCGGTCGCTGCTGGCCCGGCTGGACGCGGCGGCCCCGCCCGGTGTCGTCATCGCGTCCTCCACCTCCGGCTATCCGATGACCGATATGCAGACCGAGGCCGCCGACCCCGGCCGCCTCGTGGTCGGCCACCCCTTCAACCCGCCGTATCTGATACCGCTGGTGGAGGTCGTCGGCGGGGAGAAGACCGACGCCGCGGCGGTCGAGTGGGCCTCCCGCTTCTACAAGGTGGCCGGCAAGTCCGTCATCACCATGGAGCGCGAGCTGCCCGGCTTCATCGCCAACCGGCTCCAGGAGGCGCTGTGGCGGGAGGCGCTGCACATGGTCGCCAACGGTGAGGCCACGGTGAAGGAGATCGACGACTCGATCACCGAGGGGCCCGGACTGCGGTGGGCGTTCATGGGTCCCTGCCTCACGTTCGCCCTGGCGGGCGGCGAAGGGGGCATGGGACATATGCTCGACCACTTCGGACCCTCGTTGAAGTCTCCGTGGACCCGTCTCGAGGCGCCTGAGCTGGACGACACGCTGCGTGCGGCCATGGTCGACGGCTGTGACGAGGCGGCGGGCAGCCGTACCATCGCGCAGCTCGTCGCGGAGCGGGATCAGGGCGTCATCGACGTCCTGCGGGCGACTGGCCGACTGCCGCGGCAGCGCGCCGAGGGGACGGATGCCATCCCACATACCCCCAGCACCATGGGAGACGAGAAGTGA
- a CDS encoding 1-aminocyclopropane-1-carboxylate deaminase/D-cysteine desulfhydrase, giving the protein MDTSGPIRPRLPSPVWDVADPWLAERGVELRLKRDDLIHPLVPGNKWRKLTPNLRAAVERGHTRLLTFGGAYSNHIRAVAAAGAAYGLSTVGVIRGDELAGAPRNWSLARAEEHGMELAFVTRSAYRETLRGLSEDDPGTLRGLEERWGRAYVLPEGGTNVLAARGAAGLVAELPDPGSGDVVCCAVGTGGTLAGVAAALPAGARAVGFAVLKGADGYLEGEVAELHRRGWGRTFGNWRIEHGCHGGGYGRVPVELEAFAARFEERHGVRVERRYVAKMLWGVYGLVERGELAPGSRVTAVVTGPPDPAGSEGGAALST; this is encoded by the coding sequence ATGGACACCTCCGGCCCGATACGGCCCCGGCTGCCGTCCCCCGTGTGGGACGTGGCCGACCCATGGCTCGCCGAGCGGGGCGTGGAGCTGCGGCTGAAGCGGGACGATCTCATCCATCCGCTGGTGCCGGGCAACAAGTGGCGCAAGCTCACCCCGAATCTGCGCGCGGCCGTCGAGCGGGGGCACACCCGGCTGCTCACCTTCGGCGGGGCGTACTCCAACCACATCCGCGCGGTGGCGGCGGCGGGCGCCGCGTACGGGCTGTCGACGGTCGGGGTCATCCGGGGCGACGAGCTGGCCGGCGCGCCGCGCAACTGGTCGCTGGCGCGGGCCGAGGAGCACGGCATGGAGCTGGCCTTCGTCACCCGCTCCGCCTACCGCGAGACGCTGCGCGGCCTGAGCGAGGACGACCCGGGCACCCTGCGGGGGCTGGAGGAGCGGTGGGGGCGCGCCTACGTCCTCCCGGAGGGCGGTACGAACGTCCTGGCGGCGCGCGGGGCGGCCGGGCTCGTCGCGGAGCTGCCCGATCCGGGCTCCGGCGATGTGGTGTGCTGCGCCGTCGGCACGGGCGGCACCCTCGCCGGTGTCGCGGCCGCGCTCCCGGCCGGGGCGCGGGCGGTGGGGTTCGCCGTACTGAAGGGGGCGGACGGCTATCTGGAGGGCGAGGTGGCCGAGCTGCACCGGCGCGGCTGGGGGCGGACGTTCGGCAACTGGCGGATCGAGCACGGCTGTCACGGCGGCGGGTACGGGCGCGTTCCGGTGGAGCTGGAGGCGTTCGCGGCCCGGTTCGAGGAGCGGCACGGGGTGCGGGTGGAGCGGCGGTATGTGGCGAAGATGCTGTGGGGGGTGTACGGGCTGGTGGAGCGGGGCGAACTGGCCCCGGGCAGCCGGGTGACGGCGGTGGTCACGGGGCCGCCGGATCCGGCGGGTTCGGAGGGCGGTGCGGCGCTGTCGACCTGA
- a CDS encoding GYD domain-containing protein, which produces MATYITLLNWTEQGVRAYKDTTKRTEDFSAALNKLGARLVEIYWTDGPYDLVCIVEAPDDETATAASLQLGALGNVRTTTLRAFGQDEMRGIIAKAAG; this is translated from the coding sequence GTGGCGACCTACATCACGCTGCTGAACTGGACCGAGCAGGGAGTCCGTGCCTACAAGGACACCACGAAGCGCACCGAGGACTTCTCCGCGGCGCTGAACAAGCTCGGGGCGAGGCTCGTGGAGATCTACTGGACGGACGGGCCGTACGACCTCGTGTGCATCGTCGAGGCCCCCGACGACGAAACCGCCACCGCGGCGTCCTTGCAGCTCGGCGCGTTGGGCAATGTGCGCACCACCACACTGCGGGCCTTCGGGCAAGACGAGATGCGGGGCATCATCGCCAAGGCCGCGGGCTGA
- a CDS encoding ATP-dependent DNA ligase, protein MTSSHEPPLEPPLQPPVEVALARVVPTLPTAPPGRRLAYEPKFDGHRLLIFRLADTVRMQARSGRIITRAFPDLEAAARSLPPGTVLDGEVVVWAGNRTDFAAVQKRAFAASESRAGRLARELPASYAAFDLLAIGAEDLRPLPYEQRRARLMALLEPLGPPLQAVPMTTDPRLAATWYESLLEIGIEGLVVKELDQPYRPGRHWRKVRHSETRDAVVVGVVGPRLRPRALALVLPGDDTPVISAPLATAVRAQLSTALRDLPDPQPPPAELPTALDRVGAEIAYRPIAPDLTVEVRQEGTVRHAATRVMRLRIPD, encoded by the coding sequence ATGACGTCGTCCCACGAGCCGCCCCTCGAGCCGCCCCTCCAGCCGCCCGTCGAGGTGGCGCTGGCCCGCGTCGTCCCGACCCTGCCGACCGCCCCGCCCGGACGGCGGCTGGCCTACGAGCCCAAGTTCGACGGCCATCGGCTGCTGATCTTCCGGCTGGCGGACACCGTCAGGATGCAGGCCCGCTCCGGCCGCATCATCACCCGCGCCTTCCCCGACCTGGAGGCCGCCGCGCGGTCGCTGCCGCCCGGCACGGTGCTCGACGGCGAGGTGGTGGTGTGGGCGGGCAACCGCACGGACTTCGCCGCCGTCCAGAAGCGCGCCTTCGCCGCGTCCGAGTCCCGGGCGGGGAGGCTCGCCCGGGAACTGCCCGCCTCCTACGCCGCCTTCGACCTGCTCGCGATCGGCGCGGAGGATCTGCGGCCGCTTCCGTACGAACAGCGCCGGGCCCGGCTGATGGCGCTCCTCGAACCGCTCGGCCCCCCGCTGCAGGCCGTGCCGATGACGACCGATCCGCGGCTGGCCGCCACCTGGTACGAGTCGCTGCTGGAGATCGGTATCGAGGGTCTGGTGGTCAAGGAGCTGGACCAGCCCTACCGGCCGGGCCGCCACTGGCGGAAGGTGCGCCACTCGGAGACGCGTGACGCCGTCGTCGTGGGCGTCGTCGGCCCCCGGCTCCGCCCGCGCGCCCTCGCGCTGGTGCTCCCCGGCGACGACACGCCCGTGATCTCCGCCCCGCTCGCCACGGCCGTCCGGGCCCAGCTCAGCACGGCCCTGCGCGATCTGCCCGATCCCCAGCCCCCGCCCGCCGAACTCCCCACCGCCCTGGACCGGGTCGGCGCCGAGATCGCCTACCGCCCGATCGCCCCGGATCTGACGGTCGAGGTCCGCCAGGAAGGCACGGTCCGCCACGCGGCGACGAGGGTCATGCGCCTCCGCATCCCCGACTGA